In Zingiber officinale cultivar Zhangliang chromosome 1A, Zo_v1.1, whole genome shotgun sequence, the DNA window GTGGGCCTGAAGTGTTGCTGGAACCCATTGGTTGGTTCGACTTAAAACTTGAGAAATTCTTCAAGACTGAGTTGGTGCATGGTGAGGGAAGGGGAAGAGGCAGAGGATTTGAGAGATGCTGATCCTTGACCGACCGACTGCGACCCTTGCACTCTGCTTGATCATCAAATTCAAGAACATTCCGATCTGCCACAAGAAGGCTACAAGGAGCTGATAATACTCTAGCTCTGGCATTTAGTGATTGATTGATAGATTGCGCAGATCTTGTTCTAATTCTGAAACTCGGAGGGGCTGACTGAAGAGATGGTCTATCTCGGTCCGGCTCGGGCAGTGTAGAAGCTGTGCTCTCATTCAAATTCTGGGCTTTCTTGCTAGCAAACCtccaatttttcttctttttattctGCTTCAAAATAGTGAAAAAATTAAGTCCACAAGTCATCCAATCCAACCCTTACTTTCCGAAAACTGTCAGCGAGGAAACTGAGACTGAAAAATTCCCAAAATCCAACTCGTGaacaaaaaattccaaaaaaagaCCCAACCTCTACGAATTCAACTTCCAAACCAAGATCTCGGAAGAAACTAGCGCCCCCATCGTAGACGAAGACCGACAATTACTCGGATTTGAAAAGGGGCTGGGGTGGATTATACAAGTCCGTCCAAAGGATAGCCTTTTATAACAAAAACCATCGAACCAAGTTTAGAGAGTCCGAAATCTAACCTCGGACCCAAAAACCCGCGGCTTCGCCGCCCGCCGCCCGCCGCCGATCCAACCTGCAAGGCGAAGTGTGTCCGCGCGGCCGCCACGGAGAAAGAGAGAGGAATGGGAAATAAGTAGGCAGCAGAACTAAGAGAAGAGAGGAGTAGAAGTGGAAGCAGATTAATGGAGAAGAATTGAGGAAGGGGTGGGGGGAGGTGGCACCACCATGAACACTTGTCAAAGCGAGCCTGGGAAGATGATGCGACGACTGCAAGCAAAGACCTACCTCTTCTCCAGAACGCCACTGCTTCCTCTCGTATTTTCTATAATGCCACTGACGTTTGCACAGTTGGTTTGCTGTAAATGGGCATATTTTATTGCCACTCACGTTGATGCGAACGAAATTTCATTTCGATCCTAAATGTATCCAGGATTTTAAAATACAGCAAAATATCTGTCATTATTTTAGAAGAAATAATATGTTTAAAGAAAAATATGGGTAATTTTTGGTTTTTAGTTttgagaaaattcaaaaaattaaacaaaatctgGTGGTGGCATTCCTGTGAATTTGAAGGAGTTGGAGGGCGAGATCACTACGGACGGCATCGGCAGGGATGTGACAGTCAAGTCAAATCGGGTGGAGTTGGAGTCAAAGGAAAGAACAAAGTATGATGGGACATTTTGACTTTgtgacagccgtccgatcatccGCACTCCGAGTTGATGGACGGGCAAAATCTCATTTCACGCGGGGTGGAGAGCACGGATCCTCTAGTCCATAATTTACGGACTAAAAGATGGTCTAATTTTTTACACCGTTAATTTAGATGGATCCCATTTATTTAAATGTGGAGTTCATTTAACACTGAAAGATATCAGATAAGAGCATAAATTTGAGGATGCCAGATATTCTGCAGAACATGGTTTGAATAGATAAATTGTTGATACACATGCAAAAGACTTATCAAAGtggactattattattattattattattattattgctattgtctGTATGCAATGAGCCATCAATCATACTTTCACAAAATTTAGTAGTTCAGGTGAGTAAAATGAAAAAACAAATGGGTAAGATTACGGTCGCTAACTTTATAGATATTTTACCATCCTCATCAGATGATCTCCAATGTATTAAGAAGGAAACTTTTCCAGTTGCTTAGTTGTAATCTTATTGAGACGGCATCAATAAAATGCTAGAATTATACAGCTCTTTACCTTTCTAATAGTTTCTTCAAATTATTTAGCCTTGTCTCTAAATCTTAAATGAATACACAGCGCACGGCATATCAAGGATGAAGTTAATTCACCTGAAAAGGGCCTTCTTCATGTAAGAAGGCAAGACCTCTTGCAGCGCAGAGCGCCACTTTTATCCTTGTAGGCCAATCAATTGATGGACCATCTGATCTTCCATGAAGCAGTCGATCGAAACTCCCATGATAGAGCCTCTCATAGATCATCATTCTCTCATCAGAACCCTCTTGAGCATGGTACCCAATTAAATTGCAAAGATTAGGATGCTGTAGGGAAGCTATTATATTCACCTCGCTCGCAAATTCCTTCAAATTCTGAAAAAGATCATATTCACTCAATCATCACTATGGTGCAGCAACATCCATTAATTACTTTTCTAGAGATTGTTAGAATGCAGACTTCCCCTAAGAATAAAAATAATACAGGGTTTGGTAGTACTAATGCTGAACGTTTGTAACTATATAATTTGTTCTTGAAGTTTAAAGGTAACAGTTGGTGAAATCCACCCACTCAACTTGAAATTTATCTGACAAAAAAGTGGCATGGATTCAGCAAACTTTCACAAGAAATGAGATCAAATGAACTTCTGAAGAAAGATGAAATTTCCAGCGACACAATGGATTGGTTGAGGTAGATTCAATCAAACAAAAAACAACACATGCCATTCATTACTTTCTGGAAGTAAAATTCATGCCAACAGGCTTTGGTATACTATATACAACACCACAGTATTTATCTCCATTGACAAGCAGGGGACTTGCAAATTTATATCTAAAACAAAAAAGTGAGTACgcaaaacaaaatttcctaaaatgATAATTGATATGAACAAATTACCTGCGAGATATGCTGTAAACGAGTAACTGTGGCTTCAATCTTCTTTGAGGTTGTCATATCACTTCCAATAGTTGCATTATAAACTGTAAATGAGCTGCTTTCTGAGATGCAAAATTCAAGTGAGAAATGCTGCGAAGCAGTTGAAATCTCATCATATGAAAAATTCCGAAGCGCTTTCTTTGATTGCGGTAATGGGAGTGGGCCTGAAGTGTTGCTGGAACCCATTGGTTGGTTCGACTTAAAACTTGAGAAATTCTTCAAGACTGAGTTGGTGCATGGTGAGGGAAGGGGAAGAGGCAGAGGATTTGAGAGATGCTGATCCTTGACCGACCGACTGCGACCCTTGCACTCTGCTTGATCATCAAATTCAAGAACATTCCGATCTGCCACAAGAAGGCTACAAGGAGCTGATAATACTCTAGCTCTGGCATTTAGTGATTGATTGATAGATTGCGCAGATCTTGTTCTAATTCTGAAACTCGGAGGGGCTGACTGAAGAGATGGTCTATCTCGGTCCGGCTCGGGCAGTGTAGAAGCTGTGCTCTCATTCAAATTCTGGGCTTTCTTGCTAGCAAACCtccaatttttcttctttttattctGCTTCAAAATAGTGAAGCAGCCCATTTTGCAAGTATCAACTGGGTGGCTTTGCCCTACCAAAGTAAAGACAAACAACAATATCAGCTAAAGAAGCAgcaacaatataaattaaatcaattatCTTCAGAATTGTTCATGATGATAAAAGTCCATCTACCTGACTAGAAAGATCAGTAACCCTGTGTGCCTAATAGCTGAATCCGCTTCAATTCTCATTGAAGCAATAAGGGGATTCATTCAAGTATTCTTAAATAAACAAGATCAATCATcccgtcaaaaaaaaaaaaacgtattCTGTGGTCTTCAACTGTTCAACAATAGCGGCTCAAAGATGATAACCACGGCACGCTAACCTGAAGAGTAAAAGCTGACAACAACAATTGCTAGAAAAAAACATCTCGCATGACGTCCCACGCAGGACAATAACGCAGATGTGGCCTTCAATGCACCAACGAGCAAGTTTAATCGCAAATCTACCCAGTCAGAAGGTTGAACAGAATCAATTCAAATTATGCTGCTGGTGCTGGGCAATGCGATAAATCTATACCTTCAAGAAAAATTAAGTCCACAAGTCATCCAATCCAACCCTTACTTTCCGAAAACTGTCAGCGAGGAAACTGAGACTGAAAAATTCCCAAAATCCAACTCGTGaacaaaaaattccaaaaaaagaCCCAACCTCTACGAATTCAACTTCCAAACCAAGATCTCGGAAGAAACTAGCGCCCCCATCGTAGACGAAGACCGACAATTACTCGGATTTGAAAAGGGGCTGGGGTGGATTATACAAGTCCGTCCAAAGGATAGCCTTTTATAACAAAAACCATCGAACCAAGTTTAGAGAGTCCGAAATCTAACCTCGGACCCAAAAACCCGCGGCTTCGCCGCCCGCCGCCCGCCGCCGATCCAACCTGCAAGGCGAAGTGTGTCCGCGCGGCCGCCACGGAGAAAGAGAGAGGAATGGGAAATAAGTAGGCAGCAGAACTAAGAGAAGAGAGGAGTAGAAGTGGAAGCAGATTAATGGAGAAGAATTGAGGAAGGGGTGGGGGGAGGTGGCACCACCATGAACACTTGTCAAAGCGAGCCTGGGAAGATGATGCGACGACTGCAAGCAAAGACCTACCTCTTCTCCAGAACGCCACTGCTTCCTCTCGTATTTTCTATAATGCCACTGACGTTTGCACAGTTGGTTTGCTGTAAATGGGCATATTTTATTGCCACTCACGTTGATGCGAACGAAATTTCATTTCGATCCTAA includes these proteins:
- the LOC122038910 gene encoding probable serine/threonine-protein kinase PBL15 isoform X1, whose protein sequence is MGCFTILKQNKKKKNWRFASKKAQNLNESTASTLPEPDRDRPSLQSAPPSFRIRTRSAQSINQSLNARARVLSAPCSLLVADRNVLEFDDQAECKGRSRSVKDQHLSNPLPLPLPSPCTNSVLKNFSSFKSNQPMGSSNTSGPLPLPQSKKALRNFSYDEISTASQHFSLEFCISESSSFTVYNATIGSDMTTSKKIEATVTRLQHISQNLKEFASEVNIIASLQHPNLCNLIGYHAQEGSDERMMIYERLYHGSFDRLLHGRSDGPSIDWPTRIKVALCAARGLAFLHEEGPFQAMYHEFSTSNIQVDKDFSAKLSGYGCVGYYNPDTSISNSSIASGNLSVETLDKGLLTPKSNVWSFGVVLLELLTGRKNLDARYPKEERNIVKWSKPFLADDCRLSFIMDPRIKGRFPPKAVRAVADILLKCLQKDPSERPTMRAIAESLENVQEIKCPIRYPLQEPSAVSSKQMLKSRTINGIIIPAPPPKDSFSMSLHLRSCSTTASLEDNTTSSPRKPHSPVLHRSARVEGF